In one window of Oryza sativa Japonica Group chromosome 9, ASM3414082v1 DNA:
- the TOP6B gene encoding DNA topoisomerase 6 subunit B encodes MDDDAGDGAASGGTKRKVTAASSSAAAKGKAAGKGKAASKASALATAKESSLLKQKSPAEFFAENKNIAGFDNPGKSLYTTMRELVENALDSAESISELPDIEIIIEEITKSKFNTMIGLVDRQRIDEELYDDFESAKAREKRLAKEARFQETQAKNAALGKKVKEAPAARGKGRGEAAFFRVTCKDNGRGMPHDDIPNMLGRVLSGTKYGLRQTRGKFGLGAKMALIWSKMSTGLPIEIKSSMKGQNFISFCLLDIDIHKNVPHVHLHEKRENKDRWHGAELQVIIEGNWTTHRSKILHYMRQMAVITPYAQFLFRFLSDSPDKNLTIQFARRTDVMPPIPLQTKHHPSAVDLLLIKRLISETTKQNLLQFLQHEFVNISKSHAERLIGEMGPDFSAKTTVKSLTSQQLVRIHQLFRQAKFDDPSGNCLSPAGEYNLRLGIIKELHPDLVATHASSPQVFEGHPFIVEAGISIGGKDVKHGLNIFRYANRIPLLFEQGADVITRTALKRINWSSYKINQQQDKIGVFVSIVSTKIPFKGTGKEYIGDDITEIASAVQSALKQCCLQLKSKIVKKLQARERQDRKRNLNRYIPDVARAIMETLGEIADESPPKRPRYDKEDEELLEKVNSEEVTEMTFRDCLTQHVEQVDYEMALEYAMQSGVSEEPREALYLNSLEGSYKFIDFQSPVFVFRFIP; translated from the exons atggacgacgacgcTGGCGACGGCGCCGCTAGCGGCGGGACAAAGAGGAAGGTCActgcggcgtcgtcgtcggcggcggcgaaggggaaggCGGCGGGGAAAGGGAAGGCCGCCTCTAAGGCGTCGGCGTTGGCCACGGCCAAGGAGAGCAGCCTCCTCAAGCAGA AGTCGCCTGCTGAATTCTTCGCGGAGAACAAGAACATCGCGGGGTTTGACAAT CCTGGAAAGTCACTGTACACAACGATGCGGGAGTTAGTTGAGAATGCCCTTGATTCAGCCGAGTCCATCTCTGAGCTCCCTGACATAGAAATTATAAT AGAAGAGATCACGAAGAGCAAGTTCAACACAATGATAGGGCTAGTTGATCGACAGCGTATTGATGAAGAGCTCTATGATGACTTTGAATCGGCTAAGGCTCGTGAG AAACGCCTTGCCAAAGAAGCACGCTTCCAAGAAACACAAGCCAAAAATGCTGCTCTTGGGAAGAAGGTTAAGGAGGCTCCAGCTGCTCGAGGGAAAGGTCGGGGTGAGGCTGCATTTTTTAGGGTGACTTGCAAG GATAATGGTCGAGGTATGCCACATGATGATATCCCAAATATGCTTGGTAGAG TGTTATCGGGCACAAAGTATGGTTTGAGGCAAACACGTGGAAAATTTGGTCTTGGTGCTAAAATG gCACTTATATGGTCAAAGATGAGCACAGGCCTTCCTATTGAGATTAAGTCATCAATGAAAGGCCAgaattttatttcattttgtCTTCTTGATATCGATATTCATAA GAATGTCCCTCATGTTCATTTACATGAGAAAAGGGAGAATAAAGATCGCTGGCATGGGGCGGAGCTTCAAGTTATAATTGAGGGGAATTGGACAACTCATCGT TCAAAGATACTACATTACATGCGTCAGATGGCTGTCATCACACCATACGCTCAATTCCTTTTTAGATTTCTCTCAGACTCACCCGA CAAAAATTTGACAATACAGTTTGCACGGAGGACAGATGTTATGCCTCCTATTCCTCTTCAAACTAAGCATCATCCTTCTGCTGTTGATTTACTGCTGATAAAGCGCTTAATATCAGAGACTACAAAGCAAAACCTTTTGCAGTTCCTCCAACATGAGTTTGTGAATATTAGCAAATCTCATGCTGAACGTTTGATCG GGGAGATGGGGCCTGATTTCAGTGCAAAAACGACAGTTAAGAGTCTTACATCACAGCAATTAGTTCGGATACATCAGTTATTTCGGCAGGCAAAATTTGATGATCCCAGTGGCAAT TGTCTTAGTCCTGCAGGTGAATACAATTTACGTCTAGGTATCATAAAAGAGCTGCACCCTGATCTAGTTGCTACGCATGCAAGCAG CCCACAGGTTTTTGAAGGTCATCCATTCATCGTTGAAGCTGGAATAAGTATTGGTGGAAAAGATGTTAAACAT GGTCTAAACATTTTTAGATATGCGAACCGAATCCCACTTCTCTTTGAACAAGGTGCTGATGTCATCACAAGAACTGCTTTAAAAAGAATCAA TTGGAGCAGCTACAAAATAAATCAACAGCAGGACAAGATTGGTGTCTTTGTTAGCATTGTAAGTACAAAGATACCTTTTAAAGGAACTGGAAAAGAGTACATTGGGGATGACATAACCGAAATAGCATCTGCTGTTCAG tcaGCCCTTAAGCAGTGTTGTCTTCAACTGAAGTCAAAGATAGTAAAGAAACTACAGGCTCGTGAACGGCAGGACAGGAAAAGGAACCTAAACAG ATACATTCCTGATGTTGCGAGGGCAATTATGGAGACTCTGGGAGAAATTGCAGATGAGTCTCCCCCAAAGAGGCCACGTTATGATAAGGAAGATGAGGAACTCCTTGAGAAAGTAAACTCTGAGGAGGTGACAGAGATGACCTTTAGGGATTGCTTAACACAACATGTTGAACAG GTTGATTATGAAATGGCATTGGAGTACGCCATGCAGAGTGGAGTAAGCGAGGAACCTCGTGAAGCATTATATTTAAACTCCCTTGAAGGATCTTACAAGTTTATCGATTTCCAGAGCCCTGTTTTTGTGTTCAGATTTATTCCTTGA